From a single Paenibacillus sp. FSL W8-0426 genomic region:
- a CDS encoding ABC transporter ATP-binding protein, with protein sequence MILTMDNVSKKYRNKWAVKSFSLELSSGGVYGLLGPNGAGKTTLLRMLVDISKPTSGQILLDGQPIQQMGDRYRSILGYMPQRFGFYNRFSAHRFLMYMCSLKGLSVSQAGVRVQETLRMVDLEQQAQHKIRTFSGGMRQRLGIAQALLNDPQILVLDEPTAGLDPKERIRFRNIIGELGRDRIVLLSTHIISDLEFSCKEMILMNEGQLITRNTPEEIMNRMQGSVWKATLTQQQLAELTSHFKVSGLSYQSDGIVARILAKEQPVPHAVPETPRLEDVYMHYFDEEATS encoded by the coding sequence TTGATATTGACCATGGATAATGTATCCAAGAAATATAGAAACAAGTGGGCAGTGAAATCGTTCTCGCTGGAGCTGTCCAGCGGTGGCGTTTACGGGCTGCTCGGACCGAATGGAGCGGGCAAAACAACGTTGCTTCGCATGCTTGTAGACATCTCCAAGCCGACGTCAGGACAGATTCTGCTGGATGGGCAACCCATCCAACAGATGGGGGACCGTTATCGCAGCATATTGGGTTATATGCCGCAGCGATTCGGATTTTACAACCGTTTCAGTGCTCATCGGTTTCTCATGTACATGTGTTCGCTCAAAGGGTTGAGTGTGAGTCAGGCCGGTGTTCGCGTGCAGGAAACTTTGCGGATGGTTGATCTGGAACAGCAGGCCCAGCATAAAATCCGTACGTTCTCTGGGGGCATGAGGCAGAGACTAGGCATTGCGCAAGCCTTGCTGAATGATCCGCAAATTTTAGTCCTTGACGAACCTACGGCAGGCCTTGATCCCAAGGAGCGTATTCGATTCCGTAACATTATCGGGGAGCTGGGAAGAGACCGGATTGTACTGTTATCGACGCATATTATCTCTGACCTGGAGTTCTCGTGCAAGGAAATGATTCTGATGAACGAAGGTCAACTGATCACCCGGAACACGCCGGAAGAGATCATGAACAGGATGCAGGGCAGCGTTTGGAAGGCAACGCTAACTCAGCAGCAGCTTGCCGAGCTTACCTCACATTTCAAAGTAAGCGGCTTGTCCTATCAATCGGATGGCATCGTAGCCAGAATCCTGGCCAAAGAACAGCCTGTACCGCATGCTGTACCGGAGACACCTCGCCTAGAAGACGTATATATGCACTATTTTGACGAGGAGGCGACATCGTGA
- a CDS encoding helix-turn-helix domain-containing protein produces the protein MNHDQLDVKLRTLTDRELHYQTRPSSRSATYDSLKKIVHDGQEVYVFQDMIAEKDNITISKHTRFAEVPLHIHTFIELSFVYSGQCAQIINGKKVTLKQGQICIVDTGVPHAILPTSEDDVIINILIRKKYFSSSFLSKLANNGILSHFLASAISDRQNHNRYIIFHSENNANIPILMRQLLCEYYDQSLGSSEMMDSYMLLIFYELLRVFQYDTNRPRTLTQNKVTIIEILKYIENHYMDCTLTSTADHFNFNPNYLSTLIKKTTGQTFKDLVQSEKLNYCSFLLANTDRPIYDIASSTGHSNLSFFYKKFQDHFGITPQQYREQHATQLQE, from the coding sequence ATGAACCATGATCAATTGGATGTGAAGCTTCGTACACTTACAGACAGGGAGTTGCATTATCAGACTCGTCCATCCTCCCGCTCTGCCACCTATGATTCACTAAAAAAAATCGTTCATGATGGACAGGAAGTCTATGTGTTTCAGGACATGATTGCAGAAAAAGACAACATCACGATTTCCAAACACACGCGATTTGCCGAGGTGCCGCTTCATATTCACACCTTTATTGAACTCAGCTTCGTGTATTCGGGTCAGTGCGCTCAGATCATTAATGGAAAAAAGGTCACGTTAAAGCAAGGACAGATCTGTATTGTAGATACAGGTGTGCCTCACGCCATTCTGCCCACTTCGGAGGACGATGTGATCATCAACATCCTGATTCGTAAGAAGTACTTCTCCTCTTCGTTTCTGAGCAAGTTGGCGAACAACGGCATTTTGTCTCACTTTCTGGCAAGCGCGATTTCGGATCGGCAGAATCACAATCGTTACATTATTTTTCACTCAGAGAATAACGCCAACATTCCCATCCTGATGAGACAGTTGCTCTGTGAATATTATGACCAGTCCCTCGGCTCGTCCGAAATGATGGATTCCTATATGCTCCTGATCTTTTATGAACTGCTGCGTGTGTTTCAGTATGATACGAATCGCCCCCGCACACTGACGCAGAACAAGGTGACGATCATCGAGATTCTGAAATACATCGAGAATCATTATATGGACTGCACCCTTACATCCACCGCAGACCATTTCAATTTCAATCCCAACTATTTGTCCACCTTGATCAAAAAAACGACCGGCCAGACGTTCAAAGATCTGGTCCAGAGCGAAAAACTGAACTATTGTTCGTTCCTGCTCGCGAATACCGATCGCCCGATCTATGACATTGCCAGCAGCACGGGACACAGCAACCTCAGTTTTTTTTATAAAAAATTTCAGGATCACTTCGGCATCACGCCGCAGCAATATCGGGAACAACACGCTACCCAACTACAAGAATGA
- a CDS encoding copper amine oxidase N-terminal domain-containing protein — MKKLALFSLAVLCSSLLVLPTNEAAAAVQSSKGTQVVVNNNDLDSKEILNKNNQVFFSLTSLKSLGGLTFSWNNTTKQVTVKGGDTNLQLTMNKKAAQKNGASVSLSTAPFIHNGKTMIPLRFVAEALDGSVTWNQKTQTAFVSKPSTKLLTDVKSNVLSTARNAAINLPRVSQLTEEFEPSIETASLQYYFPKNTKDRFIEVNNNVIRYYQITNNTAYLKWQAFIGEKAATQQNLYFINGSFTKENGSLPNFKDTTFASFRWMPHITSTGYGLINKENWKDVEFKEAEVPEADLKENYIIVDIPEEK, encoded by the coding sequence ATGAAGAAATTAGCACTGTTTTCTTTGGCTGTTCTATGTTCTTCGCTGTTGGTACTTCCAACCAATGAGGCAGCTGCAGCTGTGCAAAGTTCAAAAGGAACACAGGTTGTTGTGAATAATAACGACTTAGATTCAAAAGAAATTCTCAACAAGAACAATCAGGTGTTTTTTAGCTTGACTTCACTCAAAAGTTTAGGTGGGTTAACGTTTTCCTGGAATAATACTACAAAGCAAGTGACAGTGAAGGGGGGCGACACAAACTTGCAGTTGACAATGAATAAAAAAGCAGCGCAAAAAAATGGAGCTTCGGTTTCATTAAGTACTGCTCCATTTATTCATAACGGTAAAACAATGATCCCCTTACGTTTTGTTGCAGAAGCGTTGGACGGTTCAGTAACATGGAATCAAAAAACCCAAACTGCATTTGTTTCGAAACCAAGCACGAAACTGCTGACTGATGTGAAGAGCAATGTTTTAAGCACAGCAAGAAATGCTGCGATTAATCTTCCTAGAGTTTCACAGCTCACGGAGGAATTTGAACCATCTATAGAAACAGCCAGTCTTCAATATTATTTTCCGAAAAATACAAAAGATCGATTCATCGAAGTCAATAATAATGTAATCCGTTATTATCAAATTACGAATAACACAGCTTACCTTAAGTGGCAAGCTTTCATTGGGGAAAAGGCCGCTACGCAGCAAAATCTTTATTTCATAAACGGCTCCTTTACAAAAGAGAACGGTTCATTGCCCAATTTCAAAGATACGACATTCGCCAGCTTTCGCTGGATGCCTCATATTACTTCTACTGGATATGGTTTAATCAATAAGGAGAATTGGAAGGATGTTGAGTTTAAAGAAGCTGAAGTTCCCGAAGCTGATCTGAAGGAAAACTATATTATTGTCGATATTCCTGAAGAAAAATAA
- a CDS encoding ABC transporter permease subunit: MIRLTQYEFAKIITRKSVYLALAGLLVLLALYACFGHPGPLNGTSYYKPYEGAITEEKVQAAQDQKQSEGYSEEKNQNRYGVFYDISIFSPESIKNYARYDDSGNVMKRTVTVSEIHYNKPWGYLLEYIDQFGVLFMMIIILLGLAPVFAEEYSRGTAALLRSSKRGRSQIVSAKLMASMLYVVLCVILFTSVNLLIYWLRFGNLAGADTPIQSVGMYFQGFYYEFSPYRLSAVQYYGVQLVTHLAGSLVFACVVLCVSALSSTSFVAIIINVAIVGVPYLAFDVLNFNPGWAKWIEEFSFSTMMRVTRLFQTPASYSVFGLELSYLNLYMIIMGVVTIGVVFGTYRTFRTREVFS, from the coding sequence GTGATTCGTTTAACCCAATATGAATTTGCTAAAATAATCACGCGTAAAAGCGTTTATCTGGCACTCGCCGGACTGCTTGTGCTTCTTGCTTTGTATGCCTGTTTCGGGCATCCCGGGCCATTGAACGGTACATCATACTATAAACCCTATGAAGGAGCCATTACGGAGGAGAAGGTTCAAGCTGCGCAGGATCAGAAGCAAAGCGAGGGTTACAGTGAAGAAAAGAATCAGAATCGATATGGCGTATTTTATGACATTTCCATATTTTCACCGGAATCCATCAAAAACTACGCCAGATATGATGACAGCGGGAATGTCATGAAGCGAACCGTAACCGTCTCCGAGATTCACTACAATAAACCATGGGGCTATCTGCTGGAATACATTGATCAATTTGGAGTGCTCTTTATGATGATCATCATTCTGCTCGGACTGGCGCCCGTATTTGCAGAGGAATATTCACGGGGAACCGCTGCATTACTACGCAGCAGCAAACGGGGAAGAAGCCAAATCGTTTCGGCTAAATTAATGGCCTCCATGTTATATGTCGTGCTATGCGTCATACTGTTTACAAGCGTCAATTTGTTGATCTACTGGTTAAGGTTTGGGAATTTGGCTGGAGCAGATACGCCTATCCAGAGTGTTGGGATGTATTTTCAGGGCTTTTACTATGAGTTCTCTCCTTATCGATTATCGGCGGTTCAGTATTATGGAGTACAGTTGGTCACTCACCTGGCAGGCAGTCTGGTCTTTGCATGTGTTGTGTTATGCGTTTCTGCGCTTAGTTCAACGTCGTTTGTTGCCATCATCATTAATGTTGCGATTGTAGGCGTGCCTTATCTGGCATTCGATGTGTTGAACTTCAACCCGGGATGGGCCAAGTGGATTGAGGAATTTTCATTCAGTACAATGATGCGTGTAACGAGGCTGTTCCAAACGCCGGCAAGCTATTCGGTATTTGGACTGGAGCTGTCCTATTTAAATTTGTATATGATCATCATGGGTGTAGTTACGATTGGCGTCGTATTTGGTACTTATCGTACATTCCGCACTCGCGAGGTTTTTTCTTGA
- a CDS encoding beta-glucoside-specific PTS transporter subunit IIABC gives MDHRQLAADVLRSVGGRENINKVTHCVTRLRFELKNSKIPNAEEIKKMDGVLTVIQQGGQYQVVIGNQVVPVFNELSSLLGDMSNTESGNDVQGEKKSLFDRFTSMISGVFTPVMGALAASGIIKGLLACLSAFGVLTATDGTYIVLNAIGDALFYFFPIFLGSSAAKYFGLNQYVGMIIGGSMVYPTLMAFVSSEEQLTFLGLPMNMMNYTSSVFPAIVAVWIASLLNRVIEKRIPQGFKYFLAPFIVLLITVPLTLFIIGPVISYLSNGLADITTAIYNFNPILAGLVLGGPWILIVMFGLHWAFIPIFINNMATTGFDSLMGLLAANQFAMAGAALAFGLRARDKQMKTLGISTGGTALLGVSEPALYGVLLPQKKPLIMAIIGGSVGGVIGGAFLSKVYAFAPSGVFGIPGAVNPQGIDAGFYGYVLQMVVGLVVGFILTYLWGYKTRSESTESTPQSSVNSVSVSDVRGPNNDSGSPIQKAEMTVHSPLSGEVVELTRVADEAFSSEAMGKGIAIIPSGGTVVSPVEGVVTTITKSRHAIAVIGNDGVEVLIHVGLDTVKLKGEGFTLKVQEGDQVNVGDVMMEVDLAKIKERGFELITPVIITNSGNYSSVNRIGARNISAGAPVIAIKV, from the coding sequence ATGGATCATCGTCAACTGGCAGCGGATGTGTTACGCAGTGTCGGAGGCAGAGAAAACATCAACAAGGTTACGCACTGTGTTACCCGTTTGAGATTTGAACTGAAAAACAGCAAAATTCCCAATGCCGAAGAAATCAAGAAAATGGATGGCGTGCTTACCGTCATCCAGCAAGGGGGACAGTATCAAGTGGTCATTGGGAACCAAGTCGTTCCCGTATTCAACGAGCTGTCTTCCCTTCTGGGAGACATGAGCAATACTGAATCGGGTAATGATGTACAAGGAGAGAAGAAGAGTCTCTTTGACCGCTTCACCTCCATGATTTCCGGTGTGTTCACACCTGTTATGGGAGCGCTTGCAGCAAGCGGTATTATCAAGGGGTTGCTGGCGTGTTTGTCTGCATTCGGCGTTCTAACCGCAACGGATGGAACGTACATCGTGCTCAATGCGATCGGGGATGCATTATTCTACTTCTTCCCGATTTTCCTGGGCAGTTCGGCGGCGAAATACTTCGGCCTGAATCAATATGTGGGGATGATCATCGGGGGCTCCATGGTCTACCCGACCTTGATGGCTTTTGTATCATCCGAGGAACAACTGACCTTCCTGGGTTTGCCAATGAATATGATGAATTACACATCATCCGTATTCCCGGCCATTGTAGCGGTGTGGATTGCATCCTTGTTGAATCGTGTCATCGAGAAGCGTATACCGCAAGGCTTCAAGTATTTTTTGGCTCCGTTTATCGTGCTTCTGATTACGGTCCCCCTGACCTTATTCATCATTGGCCCCGTGATATCGTACCTCAGTAACGGACTGGCCGATATTACGACAGCCATCTACAATTTCAATCCGATTCTGGCAGGGCTTGTGCTGGGTGGACCATGGATTCTCATTGTGATGTTCGGTTTGCACTGGGCCTTTATTCCGATCTTTATTAACAATATGGCAACAACCGGTTTCGATTCTCTTATGGGATTGCTGGCAGCGAATCAGTTTGCGATGGCGGGGGCCGCTCTGGCCTTTGGACTGAGAGCACGGGACAAACAGATGAAAACGCTGGGGATTTCCACCGGTGGTACAGCCTTGCTTGGTGTGAGTGAACCCGCCTTGTATGGCGTGCTGCTTCCTCAGAAAAAACCGTTAATCATGGCGATTATTGGCGGTAGTGTTGGTGGGGTCATCGGTGGGGCCTTTTTGTCCAAAGTCTATGCGTTTGCTCCGTCAGGTGTATTTGGTATTCCAGGTGCCGTCAATCCTCAAGGCATTGATGCAGGATTTTACGGTTATGTATTACAGATGGTGGTGGGTCTCGTTGTTGGTTTTATCCTGACTTATCTGTGGGGGTACAAAACCCGATCGGAATCTACGGAGTCTACACCCCAAAGTTCAGTAAATTCCGTATCCGTATCTGATGTTCGTGGACCAAATAACGATTCAGGTTCCCCCATACAAAAGGCAGAGATGACGGTACACAGTCCGCTGTCGGGCGAGGTGGTAGAACTGACCCGTGTCGCGGATGAAGCATTCTCCAGTGAAGCCATGGGAAAAGGAATTGCCATTATCCCTTCGGGTGGCACAGTGGTTTCTCCTGTTGAAGGTGTAGTAACCACCATCACCAAATCCAGACATGCGATTGCCGTCATTGGCAACGATGGTGTGGAGGTATTGATCCATGTGGGCCTGGATACCGTCAAGCTGAAAGGCGAAGGATTCACCCTCAAAGTGCAGGAAGGCGATCAGGTGAATGTTGGCGATGTAATGATGGAAGTGGATTTGGCAAAAATCAAGGAAAGAGGTTTTGAACTGATTACTCCGGTAATCATCACGAATTCTGGCAATTATTCATCGGTAAATCGAATTGGGGCAAGAAACATCTCTGCAGGTGCGCCAGTGATTGCGATAAAAGTATAG
- a CDS encoding glycosyl hydrolase, with amino-acid sequence MRKINEVLENREDNYILPFFWQHGEEEHVLREHMQVIDESGIKAVCVESRPHPDFVGPRWWADLDIIMDEARNRNMKVWILDDAHFPTGYAAGRIKADYPQYQKQFLKVHQQDFVGPQLQAGITVKWALQRPGQRGISVGVEQVKSDQGSEPKEAFSAKDRIVGVVAACKTGPDEIDPDSLVDLTAQLHEGTVYWDLPEGRWRIFTLVLTYDGGEKATEGYLNPIVPEATQVLIDTVYEAHYDRYKADFGSTLAGFFSDEPRFGNVKGPLASIGRMDMILPWREDLPDMLKQHMPDEDVIRSLPLLWANAGEKGHEMRYRYMDLITRLYAEHFTDRLGDWCRSHHVEYIGHVIEDNNAHARLGYGAGHFYRSLWGQDMSGIDVVLHQILPGMDDGYYKSFTSTGWDGEFFHYGMAKMGTSLGHLDPKKQGRTMCEVYGAYGFGEGLKLMKWITDHMLVRGVNHFVPHAFSPKKYPDPDCPPHLYANGYDPQYRYLPKLTHYMNRVSHLLSDGMHVAPAAILYHAEAEWSGEYMLFQKPARELTQHQIDFDIIPAELVASSQVEGGKLHMNGEHFSALIIPYAEALPKHLIAQLHAHVEAGLQVYFVDGLPDRSSEGEACETELSVLGQHERVRIVSIDELAARLWSDGVYEISVSEHQPYLRYYHYRHDDGDVYMFFNEDPAKAIDTTIEIPVLDGVSEAFIYDAFANALSPLQVSIDGNKQSFTLRLEKYESVMIVQGAGLADQITKASNTDRSYPKVQEITGEWKLSLATAMQYPEFSAFGTCTELASLAVPEMLPDFSGTVKYEIEFDMDEVPEAARLVINEPYEVAQVWLNGHEIGTRICPPYAYDASGCLQPKGNRLVIEVTNTLVKEQQDFLSQYLIQEPTGIVGSVYLQY; translated from the coding sequence GTGAGAAAGATTAACGAAGTATTGGAAAACCGGGAGGATAATTATATTCTGCCTTTCTTCTGGCAGCACGGTGAGGAGGAGCATGTACTGCGTGAGCATATGCAGGTCATAGACGAGAGCGGAATCAAGGCAGTTTGTGTGGAATCCCGCCCTCACCCGGATTTTGTCGGACCCCGTTGGTGGGCAGATCTGGACATTATTATGGATGAGGCGCGTAACCGGAACATGAAAGTGTGGATTCTGGACGATGCTCATTTTCCTACAGGATACGCGGCAGGAAGAATCAAGGCGGACTATCCCCAGTACCAGAAACAGTTTCTGAAAGTACATCAGCAGGATTTCGTCGGACCGCAGCTGCAGGCGGGAATTACGGTGAAATGGGCGCTGCAGCGACCGGGTCAGAGAGGCATTAGTGTTGGTGTGGAGCAAGTGAAGTCGGATCAGGGGAGCGAACCAAAGGAAGCCTTCTCGGCTAAAGATCGGATTGTCGGGGTAGTGGCGGCTTGCAAAACAGGTCCCGATGAGATTGATCCGGACTCCCTGGTTGATCTGACCGCACAACTGCACGAAGGAACGGTGTACTGGGATCTGCCGGAAGGGCGCTGGAGAATCTTCACGCTGGTTCTGACCTATGACGGAGGTGAGAAAGCAACCGAAGGATATCTCAACCCAATCGTACCAGAGGCGACGCAAGTACTGATTGATACGGTGTACGAGGCACATTATGACCGGTACAAGGCTGATTTTGGATCCACGCTGGCCGGTTTTTTCTCGGATGAGCCGAGGTTTGGCAATGTAAAAGGACCGTTGGCCTCCATAGGACGCATGGATATGATTCTTCCGTGGCGTGAGGATCTGCCTGACATGTTGAAGCAGCATATGCCGGATGAGGATGTGATTCGCTCGCTCCCCCTGTTATGGGCAAATGCAGGAGAGAAGGGCCATGAGATGCGCTATCGCTACATGGATCTGATCACCCGATTATACGCCGAACATTTTACGGACAGGCTGGGAGATTGGTGTCGCAGCCATCATGTAGAGTACATTGGGCACGTGATTGAAGACAATAACGCTCATGCGAGACTTGGTTATGGAGCAGGGCATTTCTATCGTAGTCTGTGGGGGCAGGATATGTCCGGCATTGACGTGGTGCTGCATCAGATTTTGCCGGGCATGGATGACGGCTATTACAAATCCTTCACATCAACCGGATGGGACGGAGAGTTCTTCCATTATGGGATGGCTAAAATGGGGACTTCACTCGGGCACCTGGACCCCAAGAAACAAGGACGGACCATGTGCGAGGTATATGGTGCTTATGGATTCGGAGAAGGTCTCAAGCTGATGAAATGGATTACAGACCATATGCTTGTGAGGGGGGTAAACCATTTTGTACCTCATGCATTTTCACCGAAAAAATACCCTGATCCGGACTGTCCGCCGCATTTATATGCCAACGGATATGACCCGCAGTATCGATATTTGCCAAAACTGACACATTACATGAACCGGGTAAGCCATCTGTTATCCGATGGGATGCATGTTGCGCCAGCGGCTATTCTATATCACGCAGAGGCCGAGTGGTCCGGAGAATATATGCTGTTCCAGAAACCAGCGAGAGAACTCACGCAGCATCAGATCGATTTTGACATCATCCCGGCTGAGCTTGTTGCTTCATCGCAGGTAGAAGGCGGAAAACTTCACATGAACGGAGAGCACTTCTCTGCCCTGATTATCCCTTATGCCGAGGCGTTGCCGAAGCATCTAATTGCTCAGCTTCATGCACATGTAGAAGCGGGTTTGCAGGTCTATTTCGTGGATGGACTGCCTGATCGCAGCAGCGAAGGGGAAGCTTGTGAAACCGAATTGTCAGTACTGGGTCAACATGAACGAGTAAGGATTGTTTCCATAGATGAACTTGCGGCACGGCTGTGGAGCGATGGCGTATATGAGATTTCCGTGTCTGAACACCAGCCGTACTTGCGTTACTATCACTATCGTCATGACGATGGCGATGTATATATGTTCTTCAATGAGGATCCGGCGAAAGCTATCGATACAACGATTGAAATTCCCGTGTTAGACGGAGTGAGCGAGGCTTTCATCTATGATGCTTTTGCCAATGCACTCTCCCCATTACAGGTTAGTATAGACGGGAACAAGCAGTCCTTCACTCTGAGACTTGAAAAGTATGAGTCTGTAATGATTGTGCAGGGTGCTGGACTGGCGGATCAGATTACAAAAGCTTCAAATACAGACCGTTCGTACCCGAAAGTGCAGGAGATCACGGGAGAGTGGAAACTTTCGTTGGCAACGGCCATGCAATACCCGGAATTCTCGGCGTTCGGGACGTGTACGGAACTTGCTTCTCTCGCCGTACCAGAGATGCTGCCAGACTTCTCGGGAACCGTAAAATATGAAATTGAGTTTGACATGGATGAAGTACCTGAAGCAGCCCGGCTGGTGATTAATGAGCCGTATGAAGTAGCTCAGGTTTGGCTGAATGGTCATGAGATCGGAACACGAATCTGTCCACCGTACGCGTACGACGCCAGCGGTTGTTTACAACCGAAGGGCAATAGACTTGTGATCGAAGTGACAAATACCCTTGTGAAGGAACAGCAAGACTTCCTGTCGCAATACTTGATTCAGGAACCGACAGGCATTGTAGGCAGCGTCTATTTACAATACTGA
- a CDS encoding RNA polymerase sigma factor, producing MNDEELIQEIREGSRAAMEVLVKRHYKSIFAYVYRKTGDYHTAYDLTQEVFVKMMKSLDSYRDNGKFSHWLLKIAVNHCLDYFRGRDFKQQQRESELTEEALPASEHQNVWNIFHKKLQNEQVRQAVLSLPEHQRDAVILNYYNGLKIREVAELTGANESTVKSRIRLGIAKLREIILGGGRDETKRTRR from the coding sequence TTGAATGATGAAGAGTTGATTCAGGAGATTCGTGAAGGCAGCCGGGCTGCCATGGAAGTGCTGGTGAAGCGGCATTATAAGTCGATATTCGCTTATGTGTACCGGAAAACGGGAGACTATCATACCGCTTATGATCTAACCCAAGAGGTATTCGTAAAAATGATGAAGTCGCTTGACAGCTACCGGGATAACGGAAAATTCAGTCACTGGCTGCTGAAAATTGCAGTAAATCATTGCCTGGATTATTTTCGGGGACGCGATTTCAAGCAACAACAGAGAGAAAGTGAGTTAACGGAAGAGGCGCTCCCTGCCAGCGAACACCAGAATGTATGGAACATATTCCATAAAAAGCTTCAGAACGAACAGGTCAGGCAGGCGGTATTAAGTTTGCCCGAGCATCAGAGGGACGCGGTGATCCTGAACTATTACAACGGATTGAAGATCAGGGAGGTTGCCGAGCTGACGGGAGCAAATGAATCGACAGTGAAGTCGCGCATACGCTTGGGCATAGCCAAATTAAGGGAAATTATTCTGGGAGGTGGACGGGATGAAACGAAGAGGACACGGAGATAA
- a CDS encoding CBS domain-containing protein gives MEISYFLLPKAEVAYIKSSASMKEAIEQLESQHYTAIPVIDQDGKYVATLSEGDLLWKMRSTPGLTFDNMDQVPVHEIKNRVYNECVYIKAEMEDMLTLAADQNFVPVVDVDRVFLGIIRRKDIIEYYTRNISD, from the coding sequence ATGGAAATCAGCTATTTTTTACTCCCCAAAGCAGAAGTGGCCTATATCAAGTCCTCCGCCTCCATGAAGGAAGCCATTGAGCAGCTTGAATCCCAGCACTACACCGCCATTCCCGTCATTGACCAGGATGGAAAATACGTTGCAACACTGTCCGAAGGCGATTTGTTATGGAAGATGCGCAGCACCCCCGGATTGACGTTCGATAACATGGACCAGGTACCGGTGCATGAAATCAAAAACCGGGTCTACAATGAATGCGTATACATCAAGGCTGAAATGGAAGACATGCTGACGCTTGCCGCAGACCAGAATTTCGTGCCGGTCGTCGATGTGGACCGGGTTTTTCTCGGCATCATCCGGCGCAAAGACATCATTGAATACTACACACGCAACATTTCGGATTAA